The Coffea arabica cultivar ET-39 chromosome 3c, Coffea Arabica ET-39 HiFi, whole genome shotgun sequence genome contains a region encoding:
- the LOC113735154 gene encoding UDP glycosyltransferase 9-like, translating to MGTVDISPSKIHILAFPFPAKGHINPMLHLCNRLATKDFRVTLITTTSIFKSAKTKAIGSIKIECIPDDSDEPVEEDLKGFLARLRAAASRGLEELVEKCRKTDPYPPRIVIYDSTMPWVLNLAHRVGVRGASFFTQSCAVCALYYHMDQGTIQLPLDKAVTVKLPSMPALESNDLPDLQYFPDPDSVVTRLLLDQFSNIDKVDFILFNTFEELEDEVATWMAERWPIKTVGPTAPLLFVDKRLQNGNDQQGNYLFETNAEACLKWLDERETCSVVYVSFGSIAGPGEDQIEEVADALLRSNCKFLWVVREEEESKLPKNFKSESSEQGLIINWCPQLEVLAHWAIACFVTHCGWNSTIEALSAGVPMIAAPQWVDQTTNAKFIADVWQTGLRVKLNDKGFVRREEFEYCIREITEGERGKEIRRNAKKWKELAIQAVGEGGSSDRNIEDFATSLLCLP from the exons ATGGGAACAGTTGATATTTCCCCTAGCAAAATTCATATTCTTGCTTTCCCTTTTCCTGCAAAAGGTCATATAAATCCTATGTTACACCTCTGCAACCGCCTGGCCACGAAAGATTTCAGGGTTACACTGATTACTACAACTTCTATATTCAAGTCTGCTAAAACCAAAGCCATCGGCTCCATCAAGATTGAGTGTATTCCAGATGACTCCGATGAACCCGTTGAAGAAGATCTCAAAGGCTTTTTGGCAAGGTTGAGAGCTGCTGCTTCCAGAGGCTTGGAAGAACTGGTTGAGAAATGTAGAAAGACTGATCCGTATCCTCCCAGAATTGTGATTTATGACTCAACTATGCCTTGGGTTCTGAACTTAGCTCATCGGGTGGGAGTTCGCGGTGCTTCTTTCTTTACTCAATCTTGTGCTGTTTGTGCTCTTTACTACCATATGGACCAGGGAACAATACAGCTTCCTCTTGATAAGGCTGTTACTGTAAAATTGCCTTCAATGCCAGCACTTGAAAGCAATGATCTTCCTGATCTCCAGTACTTCCCTGATCCAGATAGTGTTGTCACGAGGCTCCTTCTTGATCAGTTCTCGAACATTGACAAAGTTGATTTCATTCTGTTCAACACTTTCGAAGAATTGGAGGATGAG GTGGCAACATGGATGGCAGAAAGGTGGCCAATTAAGACAGTTGGACCAACAGCTCCACTACTTTTTGTAGACAAAAGACTACAGAATGGCAATGATCAACAAGGGAACTATCTGTTTGAGACAAACGCTGAAGCTTGCTTAAAATGGTTGGACGAAAGAGAAACCTGTTCTGTAGTTTACGTATCGTTTGGGAGCATTGCAGGGCCCGGAGAAGATCAGATCGAGGAAGTGGCAGACGCCCTCCTGAGGAGCAACTGCAAATTCCTTTGGGTAGTcagggaagaagaagagagtaAGCTGCCAAAGAATTTCAAGTCTGAGTCTTCAGAGCAAGGCCTAATCATAAACTGGTGTCCACAACTTGAGGTTTTAGCCCACTGGGCGATCGCGTGTTTCGTGACACATTGTGGATGGAATTCAACCATTGAAGCTCTAAGTGCTGGCGTGCCAATGATAGCAGCGCCACAATGGGTTGATCAAACTACAAATGCTAAGTTTATTGCTGATGTATGGCAAACGGGGCTGAGGGTGAAGCTAAATGATAAAGGATTTGTCAGAAGAGAAGAGTTTGAGTATTGTATCAGAGAAATTACTGAGGGTGAAAGGGGGAAGGAGATCAGAAGAAATGCTAAGAAATGGAAGGAATTGGCCATACAGGCAGTAGGAGAAGGTGGAAGTTCTGATAGGAACATTGAAGATTTTGCGACCTCACTTTTGTGCCTCCCATGA